A genome region from Methylorubrum populi includes the following:
- a CDS encoding IS66 family transposase: MILAERAARLASEIAVERLKLEVARLRRERFGTSSERSARIDQLELVLEDLEETLAETQAQAAAEPEALSGAASSRRKPARRPLPEHLPRERVVHPGPTTCACCGGTRLRHLGEDVTETLERIPARWVVIQHVRERFSCSDCETIAQAPAPFHPIPRGRAGPNLLAEVMMAKFGLHLPLHRQSQRFAHEGVPIDVSTLAGWVGAVTTALSPLVTRIEAHVRGAERLHLDDTPVPVLAKGKTRTGRLWTVVRDDRPFGGPEPPAVAYFYSPDRSGAHAETWLGDFHGIVQADAFSGFGRLYEPGRKPGPLREAACWAHARRKFFELADLRKAPIAIEAVARIDAIFALERTIIGLGPDDRRAHRSARSAALVAELKAWLLANRAKLSAKAPVAQAIDYMLKRWSAFILFLDDGRACLSNNAAERAIRPIAVGRRNWTFAGSDAGGHRAAALYTLIETAKLNGADPQAWLADILSRLPGHPTRHIDDLLPWNWTPPQPKQVAA; this comes from the coding sequence ATGATCCTGGCCGAGCGGGCGGCCCGGCTTGCCTCGGAGATCGCGGTCGAACGGCTGAAGCTGGAGGTCGCCCGGCTGCGGCGAGAACGGTTCGGGACCTCCTCGGAGCGCAGCGCCCGGATCGACCAGCTCGAACTCGTCCTGGAGGATCTGGAGGAGACGCTGGCCGAGACCCAAGCGCAGGCGGCCGCCGAGCCCGAAGCACTCTCCGGTGCGGCTTCCTCGCGGCGCAAGCCCGCCCGCCGGCCTCTGCCCGAGCACCTGCCGCGCGAGCGCGTCGTCCATCCCGGCCCGACGACCTGCGCGTGTTGCGGCGGAACGCGCCTTCGTCACCTCGGCGAGGACGTCACCGAGACCCTGGAGCGGATCCCGGCGCGCTGGGTCGTGATCCAGCACGTACGCGAGCGCTTCTCGTGCAGCGACTGCGAGACGATCGCGCAGGCTCCGGCCCCGTTCCATCCGATCCCGCGCGGACGAGCGGGCCCGAACCTCCTCGCCGAGGTGATGATGGCCAAGTTCGGCCTGCACCTGCCGCTGCATCGCCAGAGCCAGCGCTTCGCCCACGAGGGCGTACCGATCGACGTCTCGACGCTGGCCGGCTGGGTCGGAGCGGTGACGACCGCCCTGTCGCCCCTGGTCACCCGGATCGAGGCCCATGTTCGAGGGGCTGAGCGCCTGCATCTCGACGACACGCCCGTACCGGTCCTGGCCAAGGGCAAGACCCGCACGGGGCGGCTCTGGACGGTGGTGCGTGACGACCGACCCTTCGGCGGTCCCGAGCCGCCGGCTGTGGCCTACTTCTACTCCCCCGACCGCTCTGGCGCGCATGCCGAGACCTGGCTGGGCGATTTCCACGGCATCGTGCAGGCGGATGCCTTCTCCGGGTTCGGTCGGCTGTACGAGCCCGGTCGCAAACCAGGCCCGCTCCGCGAGGCGGCTTGCTGGGCGCATGCCCGGCGCAAGTTCTTCGAGCTGGCTGACCTGAGGAAGGCTCCGATCGCCATCGAAGCGGTGGCGCGGATCGACGCGATCTTCGCGCTCGAGCGCACCATCATTGGCCTCGGACCGGACGACCGCCGTGCGCATCGAAGCGCCCGCTCGGCCGCCCTCGTCGCCGAGTTGAAGGCGTGGCTGCTGGCCAACCGTGCCAAGCTCTCGGCCAAGGCTCCGGTGGCGCAAGCGATCGACTACATGCTCAAGCGCTGGAGCGCCTTCATCCTCTTCCTCGACGACGGGCGCGCCTGCCTCTCAAACAACGCCGCCGAACGGGCGATCCGGCCGATCGCGGTAGGCCGCCGCAACTGGACCTTCGCCGGCTCAGACGCGGGCGGCCATCGCGCTGCGGCACTCTACACGCTGATCGAGACCGCCAAGCTCAATGGTGCCGACCCACAAGCCTGGCTTGCCGACATCCTCAGCCGTCTGCCCGGCCATCCGACCCGGCACATCGACGATCTGCTGCCCTGGAACTGGACCCCGCCTCAACCCAAGCAGGTCGCCGCCTGA
- a CDS encoding aspartate aminotransferase family protein: MSSARSILSMNRFAGVTVDGQDRALAERLRQREATFGASSVLFYEQPLEVVRAEGVYLFDVDGRRYLDVYNNVPSVGHCHPKVVEAISRQVAKLNIHTRYLVRPVADYAERLLATFPAPLTNLVMTCTGSESNDLALRIAETATGAKGFIVTQAAYHGNTSAVTEISPSLLRTRAPHAHVRTIPAPAATAGGNDVAAAFSGALMTAIASLKASGYGFAGLIVDTIFSSDGVHADPPGFLGQAADVTRQAGGLFIADEVQPGFGRTGAGLWGFARHGIVPDIVTLGKPMGNGFPMAGMVTRPELLAAFCDETGYFNTFGGNPVAAAAGLAVLDVIEEERLIANAATVGALLKERLSSLVHMSDRVGAVRGAGLFLGLDLVDPEDGAPDARMASLVINNLRSHGILMGIAGLHGNTLKIRPPLCLSVEHVDHLMSALISIINSK, from the coding sequence ATGAGCAGCGCGCGTTCGATCCTGTCTATGAACCGGTTCGCCGGCGTCACGGTCGATGGCCAGGATCGCGCCCTGGCCGAACGCCTGAGGCAGCGCGAGGCCACCTTCGGGGCCTCCTCGGTGCTCTTCTACGAGCAGCCGCTCGAGGTGGTGCGCGCCGAAGGCGTGTATCTGTTCGATGTCGACGGGCGACGATATCTCGATGTCTACAACAACGTTCCTTCCGTCGGACACTGTCATCCAAAGGTGGTCGAGGCCATCAGCCGTCAGGTCGCCAAGCTCAACATCCATACACGCTACCTCGTCCGTCCGGTCGCGGACTATGCCGAGCGCCTGCTCGCGACGTTCCCGGCGCCTTTGACCAATCTCGTGATGACCTGCACGGGCAGCGAGAGCAACGATCTCGCGTTGAGGATTGCCGAGACCGCGACAGGAGCGAAGGGCTTCATCGTCACCCAGGCCGCTTATCACGGCAACACGTCGGCTGTGACCGAGATCTCCCCGTCGCTCCTGCGTACGCGTGCGCCCCACGCCCATGTGCGGACGATCCCGGCGCCTGCGGCGACGGCGGGCGGGAACGACGTCGCCGCTGCCTTCAGCGGCGCGCTGATGACGGCGATCGCGTCGCTGAAGGCGAGCGGCTACGGCTTCGCGGGCCTGATCGTCGACACGATCTTCTCCTCGGATGGCGTCCACGCCGATCCGCCCGGCTTCCTTGGCCAGGCCGCGGACGTGACGCGGCAAGCCGGTGGTCTCTTCATCGCGGACGAGGTGCAGCCCGGCTTCGGCCGGACGGGTGCGGGCCTCTGGGGCTTTGCCCGACACGGGATCGTCCCGGACATTGTCACCTTGGGGAAGCCGATGGGCAACGGCTTTCCCATGGCGGGCATGGTGACGCGCCCCGAACTCCTGGCGGCGTTCTGTGATGAGACCGGATACTTCAACACCTTCGGCGGCAACCCGGTCGCCGCCGCCGCCGGCCTCGCCGTGCTCGACGTCATCGAGGAAGAAAGGCTCATCGCCAACGCGGCGACGGTCGGAGCGCTCTTAAAAGAACGCTTGTCATCTCTCGTTCATATGTCGGATAGGGTCGGCGCGGTTCGCGGCGCGGGTCTGTTCCTCGGACTCGACCTCGTAGATCCGGAAGACGGCGCGCCAGACGCTCGGATGGCAAGCCTTGTGATCAATAATTTACGGTCTCACGGTATACTCATGGGGATCGCTGGTCTGCACGGTAACACGCTAAAAATTCGGCCTCCTCTCTGCCTAAGCGTGGAACACGTCGATCATTTGATGAGCGCATTGATTTCTATCATCAATAGCAAGTAG
- a CDS encoding phosphotransferase yields MTYDDALLTRLTAGVRAALPRWGVDGAADLTLLTISENATYLVRDRGRRLIVRVHRPNYHTEVEIASELAWIEALREAGTVATPGAVPTVEGGRIVTFDDGAERRHVVAFEHVAGREPDAESDLPRWYKHLGSITGRLHAHARAWTRPPGFQRKTWVFDTILGPAAYWGDWRQADGLDVAGRAVLEAAHGRLKAETAAYGQHPDRFGLVHCDMRTANLLVEGDRMAVIDFDDCGLSWFAYDFAASISFMEHEPIVPRLMAAWCEGYRSVAPFPEEQARALPMFVMLRRMQLLAWIASHAETPTARAMGPTFTRGTVDLATAYLGASAGVAA; encoded by the coding sequence ATGACGTACGACGATGCCCTCCTCACCCGGCTGACGGCGGGCGTGCGCGCCGCGTTGCCGCGCTGGGGCGTCGACGGCGCCGCCGACCTGACGCTGCTCACGATCTCGGAGAACGCAACATACCTCGTGCGCGACCGGGGGCGACGTCTCATCGTGCGGGTCCATCGGCCGAACTACCATACGGAGGTCGAGATCGCCTCGGAGCTCGCCTGGATCGAGGCGCTGCGCGAGGCGGGGACGGTCGCAACGCCCGGGGCGGTGCCGACGGTCGAGGGCGGGCGCATCGTCACCTTCGATGACGGCGCCGAGCGCCGCCACGTGGTCGCCTTCGAGCACGTGGCGGGACGCGAGCCGGATGCTGAGAGCGATCTGCCTCGTTGGTACAAACATCTCGGCTCGATCACGGGGCGCCTTCACGCGCACGCCCGCGCCTGGACGCGCCCCCCGGGATTTCAGCGCAAGACTTGGGTCTTCGACACGATCCTGGGGCCCGCAGCCTATTGGGGGGACTGGCGGCAGGCCGACGGCCTGGATGTCGCCGGGCGCGCCGTCCTCGAGGCCGCGCACGGGCGTCTGAAGGCGGAGACCGCGGCGTACGGTCAACACCCGGATCGCTTCGGCCTCGTCCATTGTGACATGCGGACGGCCAACCTTCTCGTTGAAGGCGACCGGATGGCGGTGATCGACTTCGATGATTGCGGCCTGTCCTGGTTCGCCTACGATTTCGCCGCTTCCATCAGCTTCATGGAGCACGAGCCGATCGTGCCGCGCCTGATGGCAGCGTGGTGCGAGGGCTACCGGAGCGTCGCCCCCTTCCCCGAGGAGCAGGCCCGCGCCCTGCCCATGTTCGTGATGCTGCGGCGGATGCAACTCCTCGCCTGGATCGCATCCCATGCCGAGACGCCGACCGCTCGGGCGATGGGCCCGACCTTCACGCGCGGCACGGTGGATCTCGCCACGGCTTACCTCGGCGCGTCGGCAGGGGTGGCAGCATGA
- a CDS encoding DeoR/GlpR family DNA-binding transcription regulator, protein MSSSKSRRHARILAELVGQPSLRVSELARILSVSTETIRRDLDELTQRGVLNRTYGGATRPLDSEPSVTERHLLFQEERQRIARTAVDLVRDARTLMIGSGSTTVHVARRIAAELKNVTVITHAFGVATALAINPTIRVLFLPGDYHAKEGVTVGSHAVAFLHGFSADAAILGASGLNEEGANEALIDCGAIYSAMVARAGRSLVVADHSKFGRVFPSRYASWGRISHLVSDIEPTGSLRQALSHTRVHVAAR, encoded by the coding sequence ATGAGTTCGTCGAAGTCGCGTCGCCACGCGCGGATTCTGGCCGAGCTCGTCGGCCAGCCGAGCCTGCGCGTCTCGGAACTCGCCCGCATCCTCTCCGTCTCCACCGAGACAATCCGGCGGGATCTGGACGAGCTGACCCAGAGGGGCGTCCTCAACCGGACGTACGGCGGCGCGACCCGCCCCCTCGACTCGGAGCCCTCGGTCACCGAGCGGCATCTCCTGTTCCAGGAGGAGCGCCAGCGGATCGCCAGGACCGCGGTCGACCTCGTGCGGGACGCCCGCACCCTGATGATCGGCTCCGGATCGACCACCGTCCACGTCGCCCGACGGATCGCCGCGGAACTCAAGAACGTCACGGTGATCACGCACGCGTTCGGCGTGGCCACCGCGCTCGCGATCAACCCGACCATCCGGGTCCTTTTCCTACCCGGCGACTATCACGCCAAGGAGGGCGTGACGGTCGGTTCTCACGCTGTCGCCTTCCTGCACGGCTTCAGCGCGGACGCGGCGATCCTGGGAGCGAGCGGCCTCAACGAGGAGGGCGCCAACGAGGCGCTGATCGACTGCGGCGCGATCTACTCGGCGATGGTTGCGCGGGCCGGCCGGTCGCTGGTCGTCGCCGACCATTCCAAGTTCGGCCGCGTCTTCCCCAGTCGCTACGCGTCCTGGGGTCGGATCAGCCACCTCGTCTCGGACATCGAGCCGACCGGCTCGCTGCGACAGGCGCTCAGCCACACCCGCGTTCACGTCGCCGCCCGCTGA